In Desulfobacter hydrogenophilus, the genomic stretch CGTATATTCTTATTTACAAGATAGTTGGGATTTTTTCTGAGTTTCGGCAGTTCCTCATTCTTGGCAATACTGGGTGGCATATTCCAATATGGATTGAGCTCAAGATATTTGATTTTGTCACTGAAGACAGGGGTCTGGTTCTGTAATTCACCGACAATCACAGGCATGCTGAATTTGAGTTTATCCGTTTCATAGGCAAAAAGCCTGTAGTTGGCGATATTAACCAGAATATACTTATCTCCCAGCGTATGATCATGCCAACGCCATCTTGTCATATTTACCTTTATCTGATCCAACCGCTCTTGTGGTGATTTATTCAGTTCACGCATGGTTTTAGGGCCTATGATACCGTCCGGTTCAAGACCATTATTCAGCTGGAAGCGAATCATTTTTTTCATCAGATCATCGTCAAAGAGTGAAAGATTGTCCGTCGTTAAACTCTCCACGCCGGCATTTTCCAGCAGTGCGATCCGTTTTTTGATCTCAATGATTTTCTCATCCTCATCTCCGGGCCTGATACTTTTTCTTAAGATCTCTTTTTGCCATAGCCCACTGTATTTCATGCCGCTATACTGAATAAGAGCATTTTTAAGCCCCATATATTGACGATGCTGGGGCGGCAATGATTGAAAAAACGCTTCAAGGTCTTCCGTTTTTCGAATGGTCTCCACCATTTTGAGGGGATCAAATCCTCTTTCACCGGCTTCGGCAAAAAGTTTTGGGTTGACCATGTAGGGCTTAAGTTGTCCGTAACTGACATCATGGATATATTTCACCATGTTGTAAGTTAAAAGCGTATCAAGTTCTGCCAACGAATTCAGGCTGAGATCAGCCCATTGCCTTTCTATTTTTTTTACCTGATAATCAGCCGGATTCAGCCCTTCATTGCCGGCATTTCTCAAATATTTCAATATGATTGCTGCGCGCTCCCCAGGTCCCTTCTCTGACACCCATAAGGGTTCAGCACCTGACTTATGATAAATGGCAGCCAGACAAACAGACTTCTTGATAATGATGGGATTTTGTTCCTCGAAGCTAAGTATCTCCAGAGGATAACACTGGAGATGGTCAGCCATTACCTTGGCAAGATCTCTTTCGCCGGCTTTGCTGTAAGCCGCAGATAGCCATAAACACATCAAACATACAATTCCAATAACTTTTATAATCTTCATTTTGATAGCGGCCTGCTTTTATTTTTATTA encodes the following:
- a CDS encoding L,D-transpeptidase family protein translates to MCLWLSAAYSKAGERDLAKVMADHLQCYPLEILSFEEQNPIIIKKSVCLAAIYHKSGAEPLWVSEKGPGERAAIILKYLRNAGNEGLNPADYQVKKIERQWADLSLNSLAELDTLLTYNMVKYIHDVSYGQLKPYMVNPKLFAEAGERGFDPLKMVETIRKTEDLEAFFQSLPPQHRQYMGLKNALIQYSGMKYSGLWQKEILRKSIRPGDEDEKIIEIKKRIALLENAGVESLTTDNLSLFDDDLMKKMIRFQLNNGLEPDGIIGPKTMRELNKSPQERLDQIKVNMTRWRWHDHTLGDKYILVNIANYRLFAYETDKLKFSMPVIVGELQNQTPVFSDKIKYLELNPYWNMPPSIAKNEELPKLRKNPNYLVNKNIRLFSNWQKDGVEIDSTVIDWNAVTPSQMAGFKLRQDPGPANALGRVKFVFPNQYFVYLHDTPSKKLFSRQTRSFSHGCIRVSEPEKLAAFLLNEKDNKWDRERVNHLINLGKRKVLKIRPTIPIHITYQTAWVDKNGQINFNGDVYRRDEKLYQALFIK